The genomic interval TCCTTGCTCTCTGGTGAAAATGATGCACCATGCTTACCTTGTCCAAGTCTTGCTCCAGCCCTTAGTTCAGCTATTTCTTCCAGGAGAGACCATAAACTGGACGCCAGGGGTGCTCACTGCCCCTGGGTCGCTCAATGCGTCTGTGTCTTTTCAATGGTCAGGGTCAGCAGATGCATGATGTAAGAGGAAGTACAAAGTGAGCTCATACTGATATTTCCAGCAAATTTAGCAAGACACGCTCTTACTTCTTTCATTCTATATTTGTATCTCTCTTCTTTTAGGCTGGAAATCTCGACTCCCAAAGATGCAAACATAATAACTTGCTTTAGCTCACAGTTTCAGAATGACAACAGCGATACCGTCACTAGGAATATGAATACCGAAAATAGATTCAGACTTGATTCGCTTCTTTCCCCTCTCCTTTGCAGTGTACCCCTGAGTGCATGCAGTAAAATCGCAGCGTTTAAAGTGATCTTTGATTATCCCTGCCTGCTTGGGTAAGCCACCAAGATGATACAAAATTAGGTACATCTGTCTGATTTTGCATTTGACTTTTTAgggatttctattttttcctcattttggttcaatttttaaataattatgtggAACATTTATATGCTTCCAAAgtagaatctacagaacaaggtTTATGCAGAGGAGACTGGCTTCTGTCCCAGAGTCCTatactctcttctctctttccattATTTTCAGGCCACTGTTGATCTTTCCAGTGTTGTTTCTCAATTGAAATTTGGTATATATAttccatgtgaaaaaaaaaattatagtgtgAGTTAGTTGTTGATTTGATCTTAAAGGCATTCCTAAATGTGTGGCAAAGGCCCGTGTTATCTCACATTACGAGTGAGTGTTGTCAAGAAAACTAGGCCCCCTGGGGAGAGCCCTGGTGTTTGTCTTCCACACCCCAGTCCAGAGTGGGGGTGTCTTGGGGTTCTTTGGCAGAGAACAGGGCCCACACTGTGGCTGGTTTATGTGGGAAACAACTTATTAGGGACTATGACATAATTGCAGTGGAACTGAGGACAGATTCTAGGTAGAGAGTTTTGGACGGACTTGAAAACTGCAGTGCAGACGTGGAGCCCTTGCCTCTCGGTGCCAGGAAAACTGGTTCCAGAACCGGGCTGGAATCAGGGAGTGACTACCACTGCCACCTCTGCCAGCCCCCCGGGCTGCCGGGTTCCGCTCCAGAAAAGTGACGCCTTCCCTCCCCTCTAGATGTGACCAGACACTGCATTACCAAGAGCAATCAAACACCTCCACCCTGGACAGGGGCAAGCAGAGCCACAGCCCTCTTCCCTCCCACACCCCATAAGATGACATCTTGCAGACCAGGGCCGCCAAAGGTCGCGCGAGGTCCTTTGCAGCCTTTCCTCCCCTGCGATTCAGGAAGGAAGAGCAGAACAAGGATGTAAAGGAGAGTGAGCACCCGTTCACCACACCCACCGCGTGCAGAGTGAAGCATGCTCTTAAGCCTTGTTGTGCTAAGACTGGcaccatggcaccccactccaggattcttgcctggagaatcccatggacagaagagcctggtgggctgcaatccatagggtcacaaagagtcagacacgactgaagcgacttagcacgcatgtgtaCAAGGCAAGGGTACAAGTGTTATAATGCGGGCTTGTCCTGTGCCCTCCTGAGCGACTTTTCAAGGGGAAATTTTTAAACCAGATTTTCCTACAGGAGAATCTTACCTGTAGGCAACAGTGTTACTTGGACATCAGTTGTCAGTCCCTCACAAGCCCACTCCACCTACTGCGGCAGCTTAGGTAGATGACTGGGTCACAGACCCCAACTTCCAGACATTATTCTCAGGCCCAAGTGCAGTGAGACAGACAGCCGGGTGGAGCAGGCTACCAGGCCGACTCCTCTGCTCCTTAGACCGCCAGGTTCAAGGGCAGGGGGAGGGCGGAGGGATGTCTCTGGACTTATTTAAGCTGGGCGGAAGCGGTGCTCTGGCGCTGGATCCCCATACTGAGTGACACAGGGAGGTTAGGAGCAGCAAGTCCTTAATGTCTCCGAAGGCAAACGTCCCCTCTTAGAGGAGCCAAGCCTCGGAGAGGCTGGGGCCCTGCGAGGCTAGATCGCTCCCCTGGCCTTTCTCGCCCTCTCTTTTGTTCCTTAAGTTTtttatttagacttttttttttttaaagagacaggGAAAGCGCTGCTCTGGATAATGTGAGGGCCATAGCAGAGCTGGAGAAGGGGGCGGGCGGTCAGGCGAGGCGGACGGGGCGCGGCGACTCCCAGGACGCTGCAGTCCTAGGACCCTGCGGCCCGCGGGCCCGCCCAGGAGAAGCTGCAAGCCCACAGCGCGGGGACGCGGCCGCGTTGTGCAGGGCCTCGCCCCGCTGCTCTGCCCCGCAATCGCCGGCTGTGGGGGCCGCCCTGAGCCGCCGGCCGCAAACGCAGCCCTGCCCTCGGGTTTCCTAACGCTGGGGTCGCGGCCCGCCTAGGAGCAGCCGAGGCCGAGCTCCCCCGGCCCCGAGTTCAACCGCAATAAAAGGGCCCAGCGCGCCCTTGATCACGCGGCTCGCCTGACAGCCCGCTCAGGCCCGGGCCTAATTGAGCCCGGCTCACCTGGGAATAGGTTCAAAGGCATCCAGGCCGTAAACCACCTCCAGGCCCCGAGCCAGAGCCGCCTGGCGAACAAAGAGCCCCCGAACCACTTCAAACGCGCCCGAGCTCGGCGTCCAGATGGCGCGGGGCCGGCGCCCCCGCCCGGGTCGCCCGCCGAAGCCGGGCCGGGCCCCGCGCCGCGGCCGCTCGGGCTGCCCGCAGGCGCCCAGCGTAGGGgaggccgggcgcctccccagaccGCCCTCCTTCCCCGGCCGATTCGCAGAGGGGGAGCCCTGGGGCGAGGGCCCGGCCCCGCGGCCTAGCCGGCGCCTTCGCCGGGCTGTCTACCCCGGGCTGGGCCAGGCAGGTGGGCTCGGTGGGCACGGGGCGCTCCCGCGGAGGCGCGCGCTGGTGCTGAGGTTTCAACGTACTTAGAAGGACCGCCTGCGAAGGGCGTCAGGGACCGGGGCTCCTCTGCAAGTTGGGGTGACACTCCCCCATATAACAGCTGGGCAAAGCGGGCCGCGCGTCTCCACGGATCCCCGGGGCGCGGCCGTAGGTAGCCGCATCCGAGTGTCAGCCCGCCGGCGGACGGGGCCACTGGTCCCGCACGTCCCCCTCCCCTGGCCGAACGTGCGGGCCACCTCGCCAACTCGCTGTGCGCCCGGGGACGGGCAAGGCTCACACTGGCCCGGGCGTCCCCGGGGGCTCCCCGCCGCGTCCTCACCTCCTGAGAGCGCATCTAGGGTAGGACTTGCCTCCCACACCCCTCGCGCCGCGGGAGAGACCCCGCAGCCCGGCGGGGCCCGATCTCCGGTTAAGGAGCAGACAAAGCGGGATCGGCTGAGCACGCGGCGCGGCCGGAGAGCGGTCAGAGCCCAGGGTGGAGGCGCGGGCGGCGCGCGCGAGGACCCGGCAGTCCCCGGTGCCCGCCGCGGCTCGGGCCGCAGGGGGAGGCAAAACTGAAAGTGCCgcgccggggggcgggggcggccggCGGAGGCCCCAGAACTCGTCCTGCCCCCGGTCGCGGCGACCAATCAGCGCGCCGCCCTCGCTACTGACAACTATTTAGCAACCCAGCCCGGCTAGGGTTTCCAAAAAAGTTAGAATAACTTCCTCTCCCGGAGACCTCGGTTTTGCACAAGCCGGCCTTGAAATCAGAGCCTTTCGAGCAACTCGGGGAGCGTGTGCTCGGCGACCGCGGGCTTGGCCAGCGGCGCGCGCTCTGCGCCCGGCGCCCCCAGCCCCTCGCGCGCCGGGCGGGCGCCATGGAGGAGGGCTCCAGCTCGCCCGTGTCCCCCGTGGACAGCCTGGGCACCAGCGAGGAGGAGCTCGAGCGGCAGCCCAAGCGCTTCGGCCGGAAACGGCGCTACAGCAAGAAGTCGAGCGAAGATGGCAGCCCGACCCCCGGCAAGCGCGGCAAGAAGGGCAGCCCGAGCGCGCAGTCCTTCGAGGAGCTGCAGAGCCAGCGCATCCTGGCCAACGTGCGCGAGCGCCAGCGCACCCAGTCGCTCAACGAGGCCTTCGCCGCGCTGCGCAAGATCATCCCCACGCTGCCCTCGGACAAGCTCAGCAAGATCCAGACGCTCAAGCTGGCCGCCAGGTACATAGACTTCCTCTACCAGGTCCTGCAGAGCGACGAGATGGACAATAAGATGACCAGCTGCAGCTACGTGGCCCACGAGCGGCTCAGCTACGCCTTCTCCGTGTGGCGCATGGAGGGCGCGTGGTCCATGTCCGCCTCCCACTAGCGCCGCGCCACCCACGTCCGGACCGGCGCGCCAGGGTAGGTGCTGCGCGCGCGATGGACGCAGGCCCGCGGGCCGCGGCTGCGAGGATGGGGTGCGCCTTTCGTCCTAGCCAGAGATGGGGGTCGGTCGGGAAGCTGCCAGGTCTCAGGGGCACCCCTGTGGTTTGGGGCGAGCTCCCAGGCAGGGTGTCGGTCGGGAACGGGCGGACTGGTGACAGTCGTTATTTTCCGTCCTTGGTGCTGTGGGAGTGGTGGGTAAGGGTCTGTGGTTGACCGTCGGGGGAGTGGACGTCAGAACTGCCTGGAGCCGGCCAGCGGCAAAGGTCTGAGGACCAGTTGTTCTTTGCGTCCCTCGGAGCAGAGGCCGCCCGTGAAGTTGCCGGGCTGGACGGTGGCTTCGCCCGGTTCCCGGGGAGAGGCAGCGCGCTTTCGTCGTGCGGACACCCAGTTCTCCTTGGCTGCTCGTGCAGGTACCCCGGCCCGCGCCTCGGGGACCCGGCCGTCGGCACCCTGGCTGCCCCGGTGGGCGCAGAGTTGCGGACCGACGGCGCCTCGGTTGGCCTGGCGAAGGCGGGAGGACCCTGCCTCGCGCGGACGGCGCCGGGGCCAGTGCAGCCCGGGAGCCGA from Dama dama isolate Ldn47 chromosome 20, ASM3311817v1, whole genome shotgun sequence carries:
- the TWIST2 gene encoding twist-related protein 2 codes for the protein MEEGSSSPVSPVDSLGTSEEELERQPKRFGRKRRYSKKSSEDGSPTPGKRGKKGSPSAQSFEELQSQRILANVRERQRTQSLNEAFAALRKIIPTLPSDKLSKIQTLKLAARYIDFLYQVLQSDEMDNKMTSCSYVAHERLSYAFSVWRMEGAWSMSASH